From one Perca flavescens isolate YP-PL-M2 chromosome 4, PFLA_1.0, whole genome shotgun sequence genomic stretch:
- the dram2b gene encoding DNA damage-regulated autophagy modulator protein 2b: MWWFQQGLCFLPAALVVWTAASFVFAYITAVSLRHVDPLVPYISDTGTMAPERCVFGIMLDVSAFLGIATVYVRYKQVEALTGEGEFKLNRLNRFGLLLGLISSFGMCVVANFQKTTLFSMHLVGAVLTFGVGALYIVVQTLLSLHMQPHVHSRTIYLVRLSLGLWTMSSIISMFVSSVIMYSSLPGVDVPHKLHWTPGETGYTAHIISTVSEWSLAFSFISFFLTYIRDFQKIHLRAEADVQSSHLYDNWPHDGVAASESSPLLAGGT; this comes from the exons ATGTGGTGGTTCCAGCAGGGTCTGTGCTTCCTGCCTGCGGCACTGGTCGTCTGGACAGCGGCATCCTTTGTCTTCGCTTACATCACAGCGGTGTCGCTGAGGCACGTGGATCCTCTGGTGCCTTACATCAG CGACACAGGAACGATGGCACCAGAGAGGTGTGTGTTCGGCATAATGCTGGATGTGTCAGCCTTTTTAG ggaTAGCCACGGTGTACGTGCGTTACAAACAGGTGGAGGCTCTGACAGGTGAAGGCGAATTCAAACTGAACCGACTGAACCGCTTCGGGCTGCTGCTCGGCTTGATCAGCTCTTTTGGGATGTGCGTGGTCGCAAACTTCCAG AAGACCACGCTGTTCTCCATGCACCTGGTGGGGGCGGTGCTGACTTTCGGGGTCGGGGCTCTCTACATCGTGGTTCAGACGCTGCTCTCGCTCCACATGCAGCCTCATGTCCACAGCAGGACCATCTACCTCGTCCGGCTCAGCCTGGGACTCTGGACCATGAGCAGCATCATCAGCA TGTTCGTCTCGTCAGTCATCATGTACAGCAGTCTGCCGGGTGTCGACGTACCTCACAAACTGCACTGGACTCCTGGAGAAACG GGTTACACGGCTCACATTATCAGCACCGTGTCTGAATGGTCCCTCGCCTTCTCCTTCATCAGCTTCTTCCTTACCTACATCAGAGATTTCCAG aAAATTCATTTGCGAGCTGAAGCAGATGTGCAGAGCAGCCACCTGTACGACAACTGGCCACACGATGGCGTCGCAGCGTCGGAGTCTTCTCCACTGCTGGCAGGAGGAACATGA